Proteins encoded together in one Impatiens glandulifera chromosome 1, dImpGla2.1, whole genome shotgun sequence window:
- the LOC124922533 gene encoding F-box protein At2g02240-like — MDLLNKLPENCIAKVISLTSPEDACRISVMGSIFRSAADSDSVWEAFMPSGYRDIIARAAAPPTSFSSTRDLFFHLADKPLIIDHGTKSFSLEKRTGRKCYMLASRDLSITWSNSPMYWRFRSLPESRFPEVAELIDVCWLEINGKLSTEVLSRNTLYGVYLVFKLTSEARGMDYNESVEVSCGIIGGASKTQTVFLDQSHRRDRRSRKRSRAGKVPKVRRDGWLEIKMGEYFSLDGDGDDYADLVMSLKEVKTLNWKRGLIVEGIEVRPE, encoded by the exons ATGGATTTGTTAAACAAACTGCCAGAAAATTGCATAGCGAAAGTGATCTCCCTTACGAGTCCCGAAGATGCCTGCAGGATTTCTGTAATGGGGTCCATCTTCAGATCGGCGGCCGATTCCGACTCTGTTTGGGAGGCGTTTATGCCGTCTGGTTACAGGGACATAATCGCTCGAGCTGCTGCTCCTCCAACGTCCTTCTCCTCCACCAGGGACCTGTTTTTCCACCTTGCCGATAAACCTCTTATAATCGACCACGGAACTAAG agctTTTCATTGGAAAAACGAACTGGGCGGAAGTGTTACATGTTGGCTAGTAGAGACCTCAGCATTACATGGAGTAATTCTCCCATGTACTGGAGATTTAGATCTCTACCCGAATCCAG ATTCCCTGAGGTTGCGGAGCTGATCGACGTCTGTTGGCTTGAAATTAATGGAAAGCTAAGTACGGAGGTTCTGTCTCGAAACACTTTGTATGGGGTTTACCTGGTATTTAAGCTGACATCTGAAGCACGTGGTATGGATTATAATGAATCGGTGGAAGTTTCTTGCGGGATAATCGGAGGTGCATCCAAAACACAAACTGTCTTTCTCGACCAAAGCCATAGGAGAGATAGGAGGAGTAGGAAAAGAAGTAGAGCAGGGAAAGTGCCAAAGGTGAGAAGAGATGGGTGGTTGGAGATAAAGATGGGAGAGTATTTCAGTCtggatggagatggagatgacTATGCTGATTTGGTGATGAGTTTGAAGGAGGTGAAAACACTCAACTGGAAGAGAGGCCTTATTGTGGAGGGCATTGAGGTCCGTCCAGAATAG